The Antarcticibacterium sp. 1MA-6-2 genome has a window encoding:
- the sufC gene encoding Fe-S cluster assembly ATPase SufC, whose product MLKIKNLHASIEDKEILKGINLEINPGEVHAIMGPNGSGKSTLSSVIAGKEEFEMTQGEIFFENEDLTELDPEERAHKGIFLSFQYPVEIPGVSVTNFMKASINAHRKSQGLEDILANEMLKLIREKSELLEIDRKFLSRSLNQGFSGGEKKRNEIFQMAMLNPKLAILDETDSGLDIDALKVVANGVNRLKSNDNAVLVITHYQRLLDYIIPDFVHVMMDGKIVKSGTKELAYELEEKGYDWLKPETV is encoded by the coding sequence ATGCTTAAAATAAAAAATTTACACGCCAGTATAGAAGATAAGGAAATCCTGAAAGGGATCAATTTGGAAATAAATCCGGGTGAAGTTCACGCAATTATGGGACCTAACGGTTCAGGGAAAAGTACATTGTCTTCAGTAATTGCAGGAAAGGAAGAATTTGAGATGACACAGGGGGAGATATTTTTTGAGAATGAAGACCTTACCGAGCTTGATCCTGAAGAGAGGGCGCACAAAGGTATCTTCTTGTCTTTCCAGTATCCCGTTGAAATTCCCGGTGTTTCTGTAACAAATTTTATGAAAGCGTCTATTAACGCCCACCGCAAATCACAAGGACTGGAAGACATCTTAGCAAATGAGATGCTAAAGCTGATTAGAGAAAAATCTGAATTACTTGAAATAGACAGGAAATTCTTATCCCGTTCCCTTAACCAGGGATTTTCCGGTGGAGAAAAGAAACGAAATGAAATTTTCCAGATGGCTATGCTGAACCCAAAATTAGCAATATTGGATGAGACCGATTCAGGATTGGATATTGACGCTTTAAAAGTTGTTGCTAATGGAGTGAACAGGTTAAAGAGCAATGACAATGCAGTTTTGGTAATAACTCACTACCAGCGCCTGCTGGATTATATTATTCCAGATTTTGTTCACGTGATGATGGATGGGAAAATTGTGAAATCGGGCACTAAAGAACTTGCTTACGAGTTGGAGGAGAAAGGTTACGACTGGCTGAAGCCGGAAACTGTTTAA